One window from the genome of Cucumis melo cultivar AY chromosome 12, USDA_Cmelo_AY_1.0, whole genome shotgun sequence encodes:
- the LOC103487065 gene encoding probable WRKY transcription factor 65 — translation MDDVSFNHNNHHQFYSSDPFEDSDELKPTPDSPAPSSTIAAAATKKGRRGMKKKIISVKINGDSPRNSSGSATPPSDSWAWRKYGQKPIKGSPYPRAYYRCSSSKGCPARKQVERNRLDPTTLVITYSCEHNHSGPVSRNNNNNNNNNNNNQNNQIVLMKPGSPETVAVHQEPEVEEKFVEIGGEESLITADEFSWFGEMETTSSTVLESSIFSGRASTGLVDHSISSDVAMLFPMGDDDVDESLFADLGELPECSLVFRRGGGRGLPVDEQPAAAQRRITPWCGTTT, via the exons ATGGATGACGTTTCCTTCAACCATAATAACCACCACCAATTCTATTCATCTGATCCATTCGAAGACTCCGACGAATTAAAACCCACCCCCGACTCTCCTGCTCCTAGTTCCACCATCGCCGCCGCCGCCACCAAAAAGGGCAG aagaggaatgaagaagaaaattatATCAGTGAAAATTAACGGCGACAGCCCAAGAAATTCGTCCGGTTCCGCAACTCCACCTTCAGATTCATGGGCTTGGAGAAAGTATGGTCAAAAACCCATCAAAGGCTCCCCTTATCCGAG GGCGTATTATAGGTGTAGTAGTTCAAAGGGATGTCCAGCGAGGAAGCAAGTAGAGAGGAATCGGCTTGATCCAACCACGTTGGTCATTACATATTCGTGTGAGCATAATCATTCCGGTCCGGTTTCTagaaacaacaacaacaacaacaacaacaacaacaacaaccagAATAACCAAATCGTTTTGATGAAGCCCGGTTCACCAGAGACGGTTGCGGTTCATCAAGAACCGGAAGTGGAAGAGAAGTTTGTGGAGATTGGAGGAGAGGAGTCGTTGATAACGGCGGATGAGTTTAGTTGGTTTGGGGAAATGGAAACGACGTCGTCTACAGTACTCGAAAGCTCCATTTTTTCCGGCAGAGCGTCCACCGGATTGGTGGATCATTCGATTTCTAGTGACGTGGCGATGCTTTTTCCAATGGGGGATGATGACGTGGACGAGTCACTCTTTGCGGATCTCGGGGAGTTGCCGGAGTGTTCACTCGTGTTCCGGCGCGGCGGAGGTCGTGGATTACCGGTGGATGAACAACCGGCGGCAGCCCAGCGGCGGATCACGCCTTGGTGTGGCACCACCACATGA